A stretch of Gossypium hirsutum isolate 1008001.06 chromosome A06, Gossypium_hirsutum_v2.1, whole genome shotgun sequence DNA encodes these proteins:
- the LOC107962124 gene encoding protein trichome birefringence-like 33 isoform X1, producing MKPPLSSSSSAVLRKARLSPYLFTLLAFIVFVSILYGEDFMCILGQLEPIPGRAMSKPVKRRGKLAFAIGKGEEGCDIFSGRWVRDELTRPLYEESECPYIQPQLTCQEHGRPDKDYQKWRWQPHGCDLPRMNSFNATLMLETLRGKKMMFVGDSLNRGQFVSMICLLHKLIPDDQKSMKTHKNGSLTVFKARDYNTSIEFYWAPFLLESNSDNAIVHRISDRIVRKGSINKHGKNWKGVDILVFNTYLWWMTGLDMKVLKGSFEDENKEIIKVSTEEAYGMGMRSMLRWARKNMDRKKTRVFFTSMSPTHAKGIDWGGEPGENCYNQTTMIEDPNYWGSDSRKSVMKVIGEAFSKSKYPITFLNITQLSNYRKDAHTSIYKKQWNPLTPKQLANPSSYADCIHWCLPGLQDTWNELLFAKLFYP from the exons ATGAAACCACCATTGTCGTCTTCTTCCTCTGCTGTTCTTAGAAAAGCTCGACTCTCTCCCTACCTCTTTACGTTGTTAGCTTTCATTGTTTTCGTTTCTATTCTTTATGGAGAAGATTTCATGTGCATTCTTGGACAACTTGAACCAATTCCAGGCCGAGCCATGTCTAAACCTG TGAAAAGAAGAGGGAAGTTGGCATTCGCTATAGGGAAGGGCGAAGAAGGATGTGATATATTCAGTGGGAGGTGGgtgagggacgagttaactcggCCTCTCTATGAAGAATCGGAGTGTCCGTACATTCAACCCCAGTTGACATGTCAAGAACATGGAAGACCTGATAAAGACTATCAGAAATGGCGATGGCAACCTCATGGATGCGATCTTCCTAG AATGAACAGCTTCAATGCGACATTGATGTTGGAAACACTGAGAGGGAAGAAAATGATGTTTGTTGGTGACTCATTGAACCGTGGTCAATTTGTATCAATGATATGTCTTCTTCATAAACTCATCCCTGATGACCAAAAATCCATGAAAACTCATAAAAATGGTTCCCTCACAGTTTTCAAAGCCAGG GATTATAATACGAGCATTGAGTTCTACTGGGCTCCATTTCTCCTTGAATCGAACTCAGATAATGCGATTGTTCATAGGATATCGGATAGAATAGTGAGGAAAGGTTCGATCAATAAGCATGGCAAGAATTGGAAAGGGGTTGATATCTTGGTTTTCAATACCTATTTGTGGTGGATGACTGGACTGGACATGAAAGTCTT GAAAGGATCGTTTGAGGACgagaataaagaaataataaaggtTTCAACTGAGGAAGCCTATGGAATGGGAATGAGAAGCATGTTGAGATGGGCGAGAAAAAATATGGATCGCAAGAAGACTAGGGTTTTTTTCACTAGCATGTCCCCTACTCATGCAaa GGGTATAGATTGGGGAGGTGAACCAGGTGAAAACTGTTATAATCAAACAACAATGATTGAAGATCCGAATTATTGGGGTTCAGATAGTAGAAAGAGTGTAATGAAAGTGATTGGGGAAGCGTTTAGTAAATCAAAGTACCCCATTACATTCCTTAACATCACTCAACTCTCAAATTATCGCAAAGATGCACACACATCGATTTATAAAAAGCAATGGAATCCATTGACACCTAAGCAGTTAGCTAACCCGAGTAGCTATGCGGATTGTATTCATTGGTGTTTGCCTGGCCTTCAAGATACTTGGAATGAGCTTCTCTTTGCCAAATTATTTTATCCTTGA
- the LOC107962124 gene encoding protein trichome birefringence-like 33 isoform X2 — MKPPLSSSSSAVLRKARLSPYLFTLLAFIVFVSILYGEDFMCILGQLEPIPGRAMSKPVKRRGKLAFAIGKGEEGCDIFSGRWVRDELTRPLYEESECPYIQPQLTCQEHGRPDKDYQKWRWQPHGCDLPSFNATLMLETLRGKKMMFVGDSLNRGQFVSMICLLHKLIPDDQKSMKTHKNGSLTVFKARDYNTSIEFYWAPFLLESNSDNAIVHRISDRIVRKGSINKHGKNWKGVDILVFNTYLWWMTGLDMKVLKGSFEDENKEIIKVSTEEAYGMGMRSMLRWARKNMDRKKTRVFFTSMSPTHAKGIDWGGEPGENCYNQTTMIEDPNYWGSDSRKSVMKVIGEAFSKSKYPITFLNITQLSNYRKDAHTSIYKKQWNPLTPKQLANPSSYADCIHWCLPGLQDTWNELLFAKLFYP, encoded by the exons ATGAAACCACCATTGTCGTCTTCTTCCTCTGCTGTTCTTAGAAAAGCTCGACTCTCTCCCTACCTCTTTACGTTGTTAGCTTTCATTGTTTTCGTTTCTATTCTTTATGGAGAAGATTTCATGTGCATTCTTGGACAACTTGAACCAATTCCAGGCCGAGCCATGTCTAAACCTG TGAAAAGAAGAGGGAAGTTGGCATTCGCTATAGGGAAGGGCGAAGAAGGATGTGATATATTCAGTGGGAGGTGGgtgagggacgagttaactcggCCTCTCTATGAAGAATCGGAGTGTCCGTACATTCAACCCCAGTTGACATGTCAAGAACATGGAAGACCTGATAAAGACTATCAGAAATGGCGATGGCAACCTCATGGATGCGATCTTCCTAG CTTCAATGCGACATTGATGTTGGAAACACTGAGAGGGAAGAAAATGATGTTTGTTGGTGACTCATTGAACCGTGGTCAATTTGTATCAATGATATGTCTTCTTCATAAACTCATCCCTGATGACCAAAAATCCATGAAAACTCATAAAAATGGTTCCCTCACAGTTTTCAAAGCCAGG GATTATAATACGAGCATTGAGTTCTACTGGGCTCCATTTCTCCTTGAATCGAACTCAGATAATGCGATTGTTCATAGGATATCGGATAGAATAGTGAGGAAAGGTTCGATCAATAAGCATGGCAAGAATTGGAAAGGGGTTGATATCTTGGTTTTCAATACCTATTTGTGGTGGATGACTGGACTGGACATGAAAGTCTT GAAAGGATCGTTTGAGGACgagaataaagaaataataaaggtTTCAACTGAGGAAGCCTATGGAATGGGAATGAGAAGCATGTTGAGATGGGCGAGAAAAAATATGGATCGCAAGAAGACTAGGGTTTTTTTCACTAGCATGTCCCCTACTCATGCAaa GGGTATAGATTGGGGAGGTGAACCAGGTGAAAACTGTTATAATCAAACAACAATGATTGAAGATCCGAATTATTGGGGTTCAGATAGTAGAAAGAGTGTAATGAAAGTGATTGGGGAAGCGTTTAGTAAATCAAAGTACCCCATTACATTCCTTAACATCACTCAACTCTCAAATTATCGCAAAGATGCACACACATCGATTTATAAAAAGCAATGGAATCCATTGACACCTAAGCAGTTAGCTAACCCGAGTAGCTATGCGGATTGTATTCATTGGTGTTTGCCTGGCCTTCAAGATACTTGGAATGAGCTTCTCTTTGCCAAATTATTTTATCCTTGA